The Gardnerella leopoldii genomic interval TTTGGCGACACGCCGAAATGTTTATGTTGCTACACATCCTATGACTTCCTTATATTAATAGTTATGGGTTATGAATCGGTGAGTGCGGTACTCGTATTAGTCATCCTCGTAGCCTTATGGTTCGGGTGGTTGCCTAAACGCACGGTTAACGGCATGAAGTCTATGCTTGAACATCGCGAGGATAGGTTTTCACCAACACTTCATCTTGTAGGTGAGTGGAGTACTACGCGTATTTGCGACGGTACTAGTATGTTGGCAAAAGGGGCTTGTATGCAACCGACACAACAAAAACGAACATTAACTCCTGAATATATTGCGCGCATTCGCGCTGCTAGGCGTGCTGCGATACGCCGTCGTTGTGTGTTGGTAGTTGCGCTTGCTGTCTTGACTTTTGTCGTATTCTTAGCAGGATGCTCTGGTATATTTTCTCCAGTTTTTGCTCTTATTCCTGGAGCTATGTTGGCAGTAGTGCTTTATTTTGGAGCTCGTGCTTCTAAGCATGCTCGTGCTTGGGAGGCGCGTATTGCAACAATGCGCGCTGCTTCGAAACGCAAAGCTGAGGATGAATTATGTGAACGCCGCAATAGTGCTGTTATACGTCAGTTGAAAGATTATTCTTCTGCATCTGATTCTGATTTTAATGGAGAAATCAACAGTAGTGATGCGATTTCCCAAAACGACAGTGCTGAGTATTCTGTATCTCAGACTGTAGTGCCTGTTCGAAATGGCGCATCTCGTGACAATACTGAAACTTCGGTTATGGAGCAGAGCGAAATTCGTGTTGCGTTACATCGTGCGGAGCAAGAGCGCAATGCAGCGTTGCGTGAGCGTTCGTATAAAGAAGAATCTGAATCTAAAGAATCTAATATCGTTGAAGCGGAAAATAAAGACGCATACGATTCTTCTAACGCTTCTGTGGCTTCGGGGCAAAACTATCAGTCTAATCAAGATTTAATTTCGTTCTCGCTTGATTCACAAACTAAGTCTGATTCAAGTAATGCTAATTTGGCATCTCGTACTCCAGAAAGTTTGGAAATTAAATCAACTAAGCAAGTAGTTAAAGCTGTACCAGTTGCTAACGCTGATAGTGCTGCTGCCGCTACTAATTTTGTTGCTGCAAACTCTTCTCAGTTCCACGAAAAAGAAAAAGTAAGCGAAGTGGATGCTCCAGAAAGTTCTGAAGACTCACTTGGTGTGGCAAATTTGCATGATGTTCTTGCTCGTCGCAATGCCTGATTTAAGAGTTTTCTAAAAATTTTCTTAAAAGATTAGCACTCGAGTTGTTAGAGTGCTAAATTCGCGCTATTATGAGGCACAGAGCGTAAGTGCGGTTGCGGACGTGATCGTCAGCCTCGTCGGATTGTTTCTTGCGTACGAAATTAATATCTCTTATGAAAGGGGTGGCAACAGTGTCGATTAAGCTCACACCGTTGGAGGATAAGATTATTGTTAAGCAAGCTCAAGCGGAAACTCAGACTGCTTCTGGCTTGTATATTCCAGATAATGCCAAGGAAAAGCCACAGCAGGGTGAAGTTCTTGCCGTAGGTCCTGGTCGTCGTGACGATAAGGGCGAGCGCATTCCTATGGATGTTAAGGTTGGAGACAAGGTTCTTTATTCCAAGTACGGTGGAACTGAAGTGCATTACGAAGGTGAGGACTACTTAATCGTGTCTTCTCGCGATGTGCTTGCGATTCTTGGCTAGTATTTAGCCGGTTGAAACAATAAAACTTACGCTGGAAATGACGGAAACGTTATTCCCAGCGTTTTTTATTGCGGTACGTAAGAATGTGCCGTGAAATATTTGGATAGCCGGCAGAAACTTTACGCGGTTGTAAGGTTTTGGTTGGATTTTGGCTTGGAAACGGCAGAAAGTTTACATGGCTGTAAAGTTTTGGTCGGATTAAGGCGATAAAGCGGCAGTTTCTTTACATGCGTGCGCAATTTTAGTCGGATTTTCGCTATTGCACAGTTAAGGTATGTGTAGAGTATGATGGAGAAGTATGACATACAAACACCGCAATATTGTAGATACAATTCCTAGCTACAAGCAGGGTAAGCCAGCTCCTAAATTGGACGGCATTCGTGCGTATAAGATTTCTAGTAACGAAAATCCTTATGAGCCTTTGCAAAGCGTAAAAGAAGCAATCTCAAATCGCGCGCTTAATGTAATAAACCGTTATCCTAATATGCGTGGCACAGAAGTTGTTGAAGAACTTGCTAAGCGTTTTGGTGTGACTGCAGACGAAGTAGTGCTTGGTTGCGGCTCTACGGAAGTTATTACGCAGCTTGTTGACTTGGTTGCAGGTCCGGGAGATGAGGTCATATATCCTTGGAGAAGCTTTGAAGCTTACCCGATTATTGTAACGGGAGCTGGTGCTACAAGCGTTCAGATTCCTAATCGTGCCGATGGTTCTCACGATGTTGACGCTATGATTGCAGCTATTAACGATCGCACGCGTTTGATTATTTTGAATAATCCTAATAATCCAACTTCTGCTTCACTTAGCGAGAAGGAAGCTCGCAAGGTGTTAGATGCTGTGCCAAGCGACGTTCTTGTACTTATTGACGAAGCTTATGTGCAGTTTAACACAGCAAAAGGCACTGCAAATGGCATAAAGCTGTACCATGAGTATCCAAATGTAGTTGTTGCTCAAACGTTCTCCAAGGCTTATGGATTGGCAGGTTTGCGCATTGGTTATGGTATTGCTCCGGCTGAAGTCGTAGACGGTATGCGTAAAGTTGCTGTGCCATTTGGAGTGTCTCAAATAGCGCAGGTCGCAGCTTTGGCTTCTTTGGAAGATGACGCAAGCAAGGAGATGAGTACTCGTGTTGCATCTCTCGTTGCTGAGCGCGAGCGCATTGTTGAAGCTTTACGCGAGCAAGGCTGGAATATTGAGGATGCGTACGCAAACTTCTTCTGGATGCCATTTGGGGCAGATACTGAGAAAGTAACAGAACATTTTATTGCTGCAGGATTGTCTGTTCGCGCTTTTGCTGGTGAAGGTATTCGCATTAGTATCGGCGAGCGCGAGGCTAATGACAGAGTTTTGACAGTTTGCGAAAATTTAAAAAAAGAGGGTTTTTCGCTAAATAACTAGCTTTTTGCATAAAAGTTTTGCTTTCGGCGTGTCTTAATCTTGCATTAGTCGCGATTTCGTGGCAAAATAACAAAGTTGCCGTTTGAAGTTCACTTCTTACGGAGACTGCTGGCGGGTTTCCCAAGTGGTCAAAGGGAGCTGACTGTAAATCAGCCGCTTCGTGCTTCAGTGGTTCGAATCCACTACCCGCCACGCCTCGATAGCTCAGTGGTAGAGCACTTCCTTGGTAAGGAAGAGGTCGTGAGTCCGATTCTCACTCGAGGCTCTCTGGCGGGGTAGCTCAGCTGGCTAGAGCGTACGACTCATAATCGTAAGGTCAAGAGTTCGAGTCTCTTCCTCGCTACAACGGCCAGTAGGAGACTGGCTGGCCAATAATGAATTGTAGAGGTGAACGAAATGGCAAGCAAGAGCGCCGACATCCGTCCGGGCATTACGATGGCATGCACGGAGTGCAAAGAGCGTAATTACATCACGACGAAGAATCGTCGCAATACGCCTGATCGTCTTGAGTTGAACAAGTTCTGCCCACGCTGCGGCAAGCATACGCTTCATCGCGAGACTCGCTGAATTTTCAGCTTACTGCGCTCACGGTTTTGGCTTGTTTAAGCTTGTTGCTAGTTGCGCAGATTTTATGCTTATTACCCCGCTTAATGCGGGGTTTTTGTTATTTATTGCTGTTAATATTTAAACCATGAGTATGCAAGCATCTTTAGTAAATAATCCATCATTTGCAGATATAACAACTGTTGGCGTAGGTGGCAAAATTGTGCGTTTTATAGAGCCCAAAAGTCGCGTTGCTGTTATTGAAGCGGTAGAAGATGCTGATGAGGCTGGTCTGCCTTTATGTGTTATCGGTGGCGGCTCTAATATGCTTGTTAGCGATGAGGATTTCAACGGCGTTGTTGTGCGAGATGCTAGACGTGATATTCATGTGCTTGATGAAGCAGCACCTTCAGAAGATGGCATTGATTTGCAAAGTGGTGCTCATTTAGTGCATATCAATGCTGAAGCTGGTTGTAATTGGGATGATTTTGTTTCACATACGATTTCTCTTGGCTTAGAGGGTGTAGAAGGTCTTTCTGGCATACCTGGCACTGTTGGGGCTTCTGTTGTACAAAATATTGGCGCTTATGGTCAAGAAGTATCTCAAAGTGTTACTTCCGTAGAAGTTTGGGATCGCGAAACAAAATCAACTATGGAGTTGCAAAAGGATGCTTTAA includes:
- the groES gene encoding co-chaperone GroES, with amino-acid sequence MSIKLTPLEDKIIVKQAQAETQTASGLYIPDNAKEKPQQGEVLAVGPGRRDDKGERIPMDVKVGDKVLYSKYGGTEVHYEGEDYLIVSSRDVLAILG
- the rpmG gene encoding 50S ribosomal protein L33, whose product is MASKSADIRPGITMACTECKERNYITTKNRRNTPDRLELNKFCPRCGKHTLHRETR
- the hisC gene encoding histidinol-phosphate transaminase — protein: MTYKHRNIVDTIPSYKQGKPAPKLDGIRAYKISSNENPYEPLQSVKEAISNRALNVINRYPNMRGTEVVEELAKRFGVTADEVVLGCGSTEVITQLVDLVAGPGDEVIYPWRSFEAYPIIVTGAGATSVQIPNRADGSHDVDAMIAAINDRTRLIILNNPNNPTSASLSEKEARKVLDAVPSDVLVLIDEAYVQFNTAKGTANGIKLYHEYPNVVVAQTFSKAYGLAGLRIGYGIAPAEVVDGMRKVAVPFGVSQIAQVAALASLEDDASKEMSTRVASLVAERERIVEALREQGWNIEDAYANFFWMPFGADTEKVTEHFIAAGLSVRAFAGEGIRISIGEREANDRVLTVCENLKKEGFSLNN